A region from the Mycobacterium heidelbergense genome encodes:
- a CDS encoding non-ribosomal peptide synthetase, translating to MTDTAGAGARLDDERLELLRRKIAERGLARPSVRADAAVATLPEMSAGQRRMWFVQSVDPDSALLNICVSYRVTGVVDVARLRRAVEAVTARHPVLRTTYRTDSDGDPQPVLRGDVRPGWAEHDLSGLGEQARRLRLEVLAQRDFGRPFDLANDSPLRVTVARVGAGELILLLTAHHIAWDDGSWAPFFADLTRAYTDPDAVEGTPMSAAPGPDGAGNLEEDLAYWRSLVTDLPEPLELPGPNGTVVPSTWRSQRATARLSAATIDRAAALARETGATPYMVLMAAFGALVYRYTHATDFLVAAPVLNRGAGTEDAIGYYGNTVVMRMRPRPRRTFRELVAETRDNALGAFSHSRVDLEWLVREVNPDRRHGAERMTRVSFGLREPDGGGFRPPGVACERAQLRGHLSQLPLSLMIEMPGAAGALVEAEYLVEVLDRPLVEQLLEHYAVLLDGMLDSPDTPLSTARVMSDADADRLRRASAGARFVTPAATLPALVAERAALTPDAVAVVYEGRRYSYREINQEANRLAHWLIERGIGTEDRVAVLLDKSPELVVTALGILKAGAVYLPIDPTYPDDRLTFILGDADATLVLREPVTGLGRYPSADPAPGELVRPLRPGNTAYLIYTSGSTGLPKGVPVPHAPIAEYFVWFGDEYRVDETDRLLQVASPSFDVSIGEIFGTLICGARLVIPRPDGLRDIGYLTDLLRREGITSMHFVPSLLGLFLSLPGVNQWRTLRRVPIGGEPLPGEIADKFHATFDALLYNFYGPTETVVNATSYPVEGAQGTRVVPIGRPKINTQVHLLDDALQPVPVGVIGEIYIGGTHVAHGYHRRPGLTAERFVADPFTPGGRLYRSGDLARRNADGDIEFVGRADEQVKIRGFRIELGEVAAAISVDPSVGQAVVVATDLPRLGKSLVGYVTPAGSDAVDVERIRARVAAALPEYMTPVAYVVLDEIPITAHGKIDRAALPQPEIAARAEYRDPTTASERRIAALFSALLGHEPVGVDDSFFDLGGHSLVATKLVAAIRSDCGVELGIRDVFELATVGGLADRVDQLRSGGLAPSRPKLVATTHDEPLPLSASQLRSWFAFRVEGPSPVNNIPFAARLTGPWDVEALIAAVGDVVARHEILRTTYVEIDGVPYQVVNPVAGLPVRRATGDDEAWLAEQLHVERRHRFALDVEWPIRVAVLRTGDEHVLSLVVHHIAADHWSAGVLFADVMAAYRARRAGEAPSWAPLRVQYADYAAWQGAFLGDASGHESPVAGAQREYWTRQLAGLPEDTGLRPDFPRPPVPSGDGGSVEFRIDSATRAKLAGLSRELGITEFMLLQAAVAVVLHKAGGGVDIPLGTPVAGRTEAELDQLVGFFVNVVVLRNDLSGNPTLREVLGRARETALAAYAHQDLPFDRVVDSVNPVRSLARNPLFQVVVHVRDQLPTGRVVDSAPHDRAQETVCTALEPTFDMAQADLSVNFFGTDGAGASRDTGYRGNVIFRTELYRTATIERLAGWLTKVIEQFASNIDQTLRDVQLIDERERRRILDDWSRGDEPGPGRPRTIPELLEPGRRWGPDRIAVRCGDERINYPELHRRSDNLAALLADHGVGPGSLVGLSTRRGIDLVVALVAIMKAGAGYFPIDPGYPLARKRFMLDDVEPRVVVVTSEAATSMPERAGMTLVSLDDPAVRAAMDRTDPVGRRLPAPHPDDPMYLVFTSGSTGAPKGVLGTHRAMATRLDWQLLRYPVPGNDVRLAQASMTFLEGSMETLAGLGAGATMILADDAEHRDPEALAALAQRHSVAQVTAVASLVSAMIGSPSAVAAVRSLTRLVCSGEPVSASLLQRLSATCDGPEGPELLNNFGATETAGGLVRGPLTPPVPLLGTPTADSQVYLLDEGLRPVPVGVIGELYYAGGQLVRGYWKRPGLTASRFVANPYAREPGARFYRSGDRARWTEDGRLEFVGRADHQVKVRGFRVELGEVEAALAAADGVAAAAARTWEVAGSTTLAGYVVPQRPPADEAERSAFAQSVRAAVATTLPGYMVPSSVTVLDALPKTESGKLNRPGLPRPAVSTSGRTEPPRTATERALATVFADLLATPEVGRFDDFFALGGDSILSVQLAARARAAGLAVSPRMVFENPTVCQLAAALDSLGEEEDQTARADASFAPMSASGLSATELAAVTQLWSTSRDAAP from the coding sequence GTGACTGACACAGCGGGCGCCGGCGCTCGCCTCGACGACGAGCGCCTGGAGCTGTTGCGCCGCAAGATCGCCGAACGCGGTTTGGCCCGGCCGTCGGTGCGGGCGGACGCGGCGGTGGCGACGCTCCCGGAAATGTCCGCCGGCCAGCGCCGGATGTGGTTCGTGCAGTCGGTCGACCCGGACAGCGCGCTGCTGAACATCTGCGTCTCCTACCGCGTCACCGGCGTCGTCGACGTCGCGCGGTTGCGCCGCGCGGTGGAGGCCGTCACCGCGCGGCACCCGGTGCTGCGCACGACCTACCGGACGGACAGCGACGGCGACCCGCAGCCGGTCCTTCGCGGCGACGTGCGGCCCGGATGGGCGGAACACGACCTGTCGGGGCTGGGCGAGCAGGCCCGGCGGCTGCGGCTGGAAGTCCTGGCGCAGCGCGACTTTGGGCGCCCGTTTGACTTGGCCAACGACTCGCCGCTGCGGGTCACCGTGGCACGGGTGGGCGCCGGGGAGCTGATCCTGTTGCTGACCGCCCACCACATCGCCTGGGACGACGGATCGTGGGCGCCGTTTTTCGCCGACCTGACTCGCGCCTACACCGACCCGGACGCCGTCGAGGGGACGCCGATGTCGGCGGCCCCGGGCCCCGACGGCGCGGGCAACCTCGAGGAAGACCTGGCCTACTGGCGGTCGCTGGTCACCGATCTGCCCGAGCCGCTTGAGCTTCCGGGGCCGAACGGCACCGTGGTGCCGAGCACCTGGCGCTCACAGCGCGCGACGGCGCGGCTGTCGGCGGCCACGATCGACCGGGCGGCGGCGCTGGCGCGGGAAACCGGCGCCACCCCGTACATGGTGCTGATGGCCGCGTTCGGCGCGCTGGTGTACCGCTACACCCACGCCACCGACTTCCTGGTCGCGGCTCCAGTGCTGAACCGCGGCGCCGGAACCGAGGACGCGATCGGCTACTACGGCAACACCGTGGTGATGCGGATGCGGCCGCGGCCGCGCCGGACGTTCCGCGAGCTGGTCGCCGAGACCCGCGACAACGCGCTGGGCGCCTTCTCCCATTCGCGCGTCGACCTGGAATGGCTGGTGCGCGAGGTGAACCCGGACCGCCGGCACGGCGCCGAGCGCATGACCCGGGTCAGCTTCGGGCTGCGCGAGCCCGACGGCGGTGGCTTCCGCCCGCCCGGGGTGGCCTGCGAACGCGCCCAGCTGCGCGGTCACCTCAGCCAGCTGCCGCTGAGCCTCATGATCGAAATGCCCGGTGCGGCCGGCGCCCTGGTCGAGGCCGAGTACCTGGTCGAGGTCCTGGATCGGCCGCTGGTGGAGCAGCTGCTCGAGCACTACGCCGTCCTGCTGGACGGCATGCTGGACAGCCCCGACACACCGTTGTCGACGGCCAGGGTGATGAGCGACGCCGACGCCGACCGGCTGCGCCGGGCCTCGGCCGGCGCGAGGTTCGTGACACCGGCGGCCACCCTCCCCGCCCTGGTCGCCGAGCGCGCCGCGCTGACCCCCGATGCCGTCGCCGTCGTCTACGAGGGCCGCCGCTACAGCTACCGCGAGATCAACCAGGAGGCGAATCGGCTGGCGCACTGGCTGATCGAACGGGGCATCGGCACCGAGGACCGGGTCGCCGTGCTGCTGGACAAGTCACCCGAACTGGTTGTCACCGCGCTGGGCATCCTCAAGGCCGGCGCCGTCTACCTGCCGATCGACCCCACCTATCCCGACGACCGGTTGACGTTCATCCTGGGCGACGCGGACGCCACATTGGTGCTGCGCGAGCCGGTTACCGGCCTGGGCCGGTATCCGTCCGCCGACCCGGCGCCGGGGGAGTTGGTCCGCCCGCTGCGCCCGGGCAACACCGCCTACCTGATCTACACCTCGGGTTCGACCGGTCTGCCCAAGGGCGTTCCGGTCCCGCACGCGCCGATCGCCGAGTACTTCGTCTGGTTCGGCGACGAATACCGCGTCGACGAAACCGACCGCCTGCTGCAGGTCGCGTCGCCCAGCTTCGACGTGTCCATCGGCGAAATCTTCGGGACCTTGATTTGCGGTGCGCGCCTGGTGATTCCGCGGCCGGACGGGCTGCGCGACATCGGATACCTGACCGACCTCCTGCGCCGCGAGGGCATCACCTCGATGCACTTCGTGCCGTCGCTGCTGGGGCTCTTCCTGTCGCTGCCCGGCGTCAACCAATGGCGCACCCTGCGTCGGGTGCCCATCGGCGGGGAGCCGCTACCCGGCGAGATCGCCGACAAGTTCCACGCCACCTTCGACGCGTTGCTGTACAACTTCTACGGCCCCACCGAGACCGTCGTCAACGCCACCAGCTACCCCGTGGAGGGCGCCCAGGGCACCCGGGTGGTGCCGATCGGCCGGCCCAAGATCAACACGCAAGTCCATCTGCTCGACGACGCGCTGCAGCCGGTGCCGGTCGGTGTGATCGGCGAAATCTACATCGGCGGAACGCACGTCGCGCACGGCTACCACCGCCGGCCCGGGCTGACGGCCGAGCGTTTCGTCGCCGACCCGTTCACCCCGGGTGGACGGCTGTACCGGTCCGGCGACCTGGCCCGCCGCAACGCCGACGGGGATATCGAATTCGTCGGCCGCGCAGACGAACAGGTGAAGATCCGCGGTTTCCGCATCGAGCTGGGCGAGGTCGCCGCCGCCATCTCGGTCGACCCCAGCGTCGGGCAGGCCGTCGTGGTGGCCACCGACCTGCCGCGGCTGGGCAAGAGCCTGGTGGGGTACGTGACCCCGGCCGGTTCGGACGCGGTCGACGTCGAGCGCATCCGGGCCCGGGTGGCCGCGGCCCTGCCGGAGTACATGACGCCGGTCGCCTACGTGGTCCTCGACGAAATACCCATCACCGCGCACGGCAAGATCGACCGCGCCGCGCTGCCCCAGCCCGAGATCGCTGCCCGCGCCGAATACCGCGACCCGACGACGGCGTCCGAACGGCGAATCGCCGCCCTGTTTTCCGCGTTGCTCGGCCACGAACCGGTGGGCGTGGACGACTCGTTCTTCGACCTCGGCGGGCACTCGCTGGTGGCCACCAAGCTGGTCGCCGCCATCCGCTCGGACTGCGGCGTCGAACTCGGCATCCGGGACGTGTTCGAACTGGCGACGGTCGGCGGGCTCGCCGACCGGGTCGACCAGCTTCGCTCCGGCGGTCTCGCGCCGTCGCGACCCAAACTGGTCGCGACCACCCATGACGAGCCATTGCCGCTGTCGGCCTCGCAGCTGCGGAGCTGGTTCGCCTTCCGGGTCGAGGGCCCCAGCCCGGTCAACAACATTCCGTTCGCGGCAAGGCTCACCGGGCCGTGGGACGTCGAGGCGCTGATCGCCGCGGTCGGCGACGTGGTCGCCCGGCACGAAATCCTGCGCACCACCTACGTCGAGATCGACGGCGTCCCTTACCAGGTCGTCAATCCCGTCGCGGGACTGCCGGTGCGCCGGGCCACCGGCGACGACGAGGCGTGGCTCGCCGAGCAGCTCCACGTCGAGCGCCGGCACCGCTTCGCGCTGGACGTCGAGTGGCCGATTCGGGTCGCCGTGCTGCGCACCGGTGACGAGCACGTGCTGTCGTTGGTGGTCCACCACATCGCCGCCGACCACTGGTCGGCCGGCGTGCTGTTCGCCGACGTGATGGCCGCCTACCGGGCCCGCCGCGCGGGCGAAGCCCCGTCGTGGGCGCCGCTGCGCGTGCAGTACGCCGACTACGCCGCCTGGCAGGGCGCGTTTTTGGGCGACGCCTCCGGACACGAATCCCCCGTCGCCGGTGCGCAACGCGAGTACTGGACCCGCCAGCTGGCCGGGCTGCCGGAAGACACCGGGCTGCGGCCGGATTTCCCGCGCCCGCCGGTGCCCAGCGGGGACGGCGGGTCGGTCGAATTCCGCATCGACTCGGCGACTCGCGCCAAGCTCGCCGGGCTCAGCCGCGAGCTGGGCATCACCGAGTTCATGCTGCTGCAGGCCGCCGTCGCGGTGGTGCTGCACAAGGCCGGTGGTGGCGTGGACATTCCGCTGGGCACGCCGGTCGCGGGCCGCACGGAAGCCGAATTGGACCAGTTGGTCGGGTTTTTCGTCAACGTCGTGGTGCTGCGCAACGACCTGAGCGGCAACCCGACGCTGCGTGAAGTGCTCGGCAGGGCCCGGGAGACGGCGCTGGCCGCGTACGCCCATCAGGATCTGCCCTTCGACCGGGTCGTCGACAGCGTCAACCCGGTGCGTTCGCTGGCGCGCAACCCCCTGTTCCAGGTCGTGGTCCACGTCCGCGATCAGCTGCCGACCGGGCGCGTGGTCGATTCGGCGCCGCACGACCGGGCGCAGGAGACGGTGTGCACCGCGCTGGAGCCCACCTTCGACATGGCGCAGGCCGACCTCAGCGTCAACTTCTTCGGCACCGACGGCGCCGGGGCATCTCGGGACACCGGCTATCGCGGCAACGTCATCTTCCGCACCGAGCTGTACCGCACGGCCACCATCGAACGGCTCGCCGGCTGGCTGACCAAGGTCATCGAACAGTTTGCTAGCAACATCGATCAGACTTTGCGGGATGTGCAGCTGATCGACGAGCGGGAGCGGCGGCGCATCCTGGACGACTGGAGCCGCGGCGACGAACCGGGGCCCGGTCGCCCGCGCACGATCCCGGAGCTGTTGGAGCCCGGCCGGCGGTGGGGACCGGACCGCATCGCCGTGCGCTGCGGCGACGAACGCATCAATTACCCCGAGCTGCACCGACGTTCGGATAACCTGGCCGCGCTGCTCGCCGATCACGGCGTGGGGCCGGGATCGCTGGTCGGGCTGTCGACCCGCCGCGGCATCGACCTGGTGGTCGCCCTGGTCGCCATCATGAAGGCCGGCGCCGGCTACTTCCCGATCGATCCCGGTTACCCCTTGGCGCGCAAGCGGTTCATGCTTGACGACGTCGAGCCGCGGGTGGTCGTCGTCACCTCGGAGGCCGCCACCAGCATGCCGGAACGCGCCGGCATGACGCTGGTTTCGCTGGACGACCCGGCGGTGCGGGCCGCGATGGACCGCACGGATCCGGTCGGGCGCCGGTTACCGGCGCCGCACCCCGACGACCCGATGTACCTGGTGTTCACGTCCGGGTCCACCGGTGCGCCCAAGGGCGTGCTGGGCACCCATCGGGCGATGGCGACGCGACTGGACTGGCAGCTGCTGCGTTATCCGGTGCCCGGCAACGACGTTCGGCTCGCGCAGGCCTCCATGACGTTCCTCGAGGGCAGCATGGAGACGTTGGCGGGGCTGGGCGCCGGTGCCACGATGATCCTGGCCGACGATGCCGAGCACCGCGACCCCGAAGCGCTGGCCGCGCTGGCGCAACGCCATTCGGTGGCGCAGGTGACGGCGGTGGCAAGCCTGGTCTCGGCCATGATCGGTTCGCCGTCCGCGGTGGCCGCGGTGCGGTCGCTGACGCGGCTGGTCTGCAGTGGTGAGCCGGTGAGCGCGTCGCTGCTGCAGCGGCTGTCGGCCACCTGTGACGGGCCCGAGGGTCCCGAGCTGCTGAACAACTTCGGCGCCACCGAGACCGCTGGCGGGCTGGTCCGCGGGCCGCTGACGCCGCCGGTCCCGTTGCTGGGCACGCCGACGGCCGATTCGCAGGTGTACCTCCTCGACGAGGGGCTGCGGCCGGTGCCCGTCGGTGTGATCGGCGAATTGTATTACGCCGGAGGTCAACTCGTCCGGGGCTACTGGAAGCGACCCGGCCTGACGGCGTCGCGGTTCGTCGCCAACCCGTACGCCCGCGAACCCGGGGCGCGGTTCTACCGCAGCGGCGACCGCGCGCGATGGACCGAGGACGGCCGTTTGGAGTTCGTCGGCCGCGCCGACCACCAGGTGAAGGTGCGCGGGTTCCGCGTCGAGCTGGGAGAGGTCGAGGCCGCGCTGGCGGCGGCCGACGGTGTCGCCGCGGCCGCGGCGCGGACCTGGGAGGTGGCCGGCAGCACGACGCTGGCCGGATATGTTGTGCCGCAACGGCCGCCCGCCGACGAGGCGGAGAGGTCCGCGTTCGCGCAGTCGGTGCGCGCCGCGGTCGCCACGACGCTGCCCGGCTACATGGTGCCGTCGTCGGTGACCGTCCTGGACGCGCTTCCCAAGACCGAGTCGGGCAAGCTGAACCGGCCCGGGCTGCCGCGCCCGGCCGTCAGCACGAGCGGCCGGACCGAGCCGCCGCGCACCGCCACCGAGCGGGCGCTGGCCACGGTGTTCGCCGACCTGTTGGCGACCCCCGAGGTGGGGCGCTTCGACGACTTTTTCGCCCTCGGTGGCGACAGCATCCTGTCGGTGCAACTGGCCGCGCGGGCGCGGGCGGCCGGCCTGGCGGTGAGCCCGCGCATGGTGTTCGAGAACCCGACCGTGTGCCAATTGGCCGCCGCCCTGGATTCGCTTGGGGAAGAGGAGGATCAAACGGCGCGGGCCGACGCCAGCTTCGCCCCGATGAGCGCCTCCGGGCTCTCGGCGACCGAACTGGCCGCGGTGACACAGCTGTGGTCGACCTCGCGGGACGCCGCGCCATGA